CATCAGCGGGACTTTTATGCAAAGTTAAATTTCGGAGAAAAAAGAGATACGGACTACATCGCGTCTGTCTTACTTATATTTCCGTTTGTGGTCGCTGTTGGATATGAGTTTTTTATGCGGAAAAAATATAAGGAGATCTTACTAATGGTCGCGGCCGCAATCGGTTCGAATGCGTTAATAATGCTCGATTTTCATCTCCGTGTGACGCACAATTCTCCTGCGTATGGTATAACAGCAATGGCGACGGCACTTACAACCAATGGTTTGCTGCTTTTATTAAGAGCTCACCTGTTGGGATATGACCGGTTACAGCGTCATGCACTTATTTCATTGATCATTACCTATTTTACTTCAACCGTCGCAACAAACATCTTCGGTTTCGTCAATGCCTTCCATCATATGAGTTTCTGGTGGAGGGAAGTGATCACCTTACCTTTCAGGGCACTGTTACCATTTTTTTATTTCATGGGCTTGTTGCTGTCAGACAATCTGGCTGCCAGTAATACCTATCTGGAGAAATTGAAGTCAAAGGTGCAGGTGATCAGCAGTAAGGAGTACTTTGTATTATACTGCTTCCTGATCAACGTAGCCATTTTTGGTGCTGTTGGAATGGGCTGGAATGTAGGCGCAGTCTATAATAATATATTCGGCTATAAACAATTTGAAACAACGTTTGTGTCAGTAGTGGTAGCCATTATCCTGGCACTGGGCTATGCAGTGGCTATTGCGGCGGCAGGTTACGTCTTACGCAATATCATCATCAGCAGAATGATGACCATTGGTAGTGATAATGGCTGGATGTATGCCATGCATTACTCTTTCATGCTGAATATCATTCCGGTGATATGCTGGATGATTGCAGAAGACAGGCATGAGACAGAAGAAGAGAACGCATATTTTTATCTGTCAAAACAATATTCGAGTGTAGGGACGATGATCATGATCATGGGGGGACTCTTTTCCTGTATCTCCGCATGGTATATACTGATGACTGCCCGTAATTACCGTGAGTATGGTGGATACGCAAACGGTATTGCATTTATATGCGTTGTCAGTGCGTTGATGCATATAGCGCTGAAGAGCTCTAAAACTCCTATATACTGGATCTTATCACTAAATGCATTATCTACCTTGTTTTTTGCGGTGGTCGGAGGAACAGGGGAAGGCCTTACGGGTATTATGTTTGTGAATATTTATCTCTCCTTTTTTGTATTGATGGAAATATTTCATCCTTCCCTGAATAAATACCAGCTGGAAGAAGATAAAATACCGGAAGGCATACCTGCGGAGTAACTGCTGTCAATACTGCGGAAAGCACCGTTTTTTCAAAAATCCGGAAATCAGATTTAACATAAACAACTTTTCATAGGGCTAATCAGCGCATATATGGGAAGTTGTTTTTTTTATATAAATGAATAGAACGGCTTATAACTATTATTAATAGTAGTACCTTTTATTCCCGGAAATGTTGTAAATTCAAATCGTCACATTTGCGACTAAAAGGTAATACTGCATTGATTATGCAGTATTCTCGTAAACAGGCGGACATAAACAGAAGTAAGTTAACCTGAATGAGATGGAAGACAATTACTCTTTGCGCCTATCGGGCGTAGTGTTTTTGGAATCATGTTCGTATTTAACTCCCCCAGGTGTTCCGGCAATTTACCATCCCTATCACTGCATTTTATCTGCAGTAAAACTTCATTGCTGGCTGAACGCGCCTCCCGGATAGCCCAGTTACAGCAATTCCACCAGTTCTCCTCTTTATTTATATATAATTTACCCGACATGAAGCTAGATATTAACTTTAATTCCTTACTGCCTTTTCAACAATCCGAACACGTACCTGCATCTTTCGAACATTATTTGTCTTCTGAGAAGCCACCCCTGTATTATGCTACGCCGCAGTGTAGTATACTCATACAGCAGATGCAGCTTTTTGAGCGAAATTTCTGGTATACAGTGATTGATGCTACTGAAGATAACCTGCTGATAAAATTCGATCTTCAGCCAGGTCTGAATAAATTATTGATCTATACTATCCAGAATGATAATGAGATGATGTTCCTGCATCAGGACATCGGGATCGATATCGGTGAGAATGATTATTGTTATCTGGGTGGCGGTTTCCAGGCCAGGGACCTGCGGGTGCTGGTCAGTAAAGGCCATTATGAATCGCTTGCTTTCCCGTTCTCTGCTGAGCAGGACGATCAGGAGAGCATGAAGAGTGCAGAGACTTTTGCTTTCGTGAATAAATTCCTTTTTGCCCTTGGTCTGTTAAATACAGAGACCAGGAAATAAAGTGTTAACCATTATTCTATCATAAAACCTCTCCAATATGCCAATTGAGTTCCGGTTACCTGGGCATTTGACCCGGGATGCAGTGTTGACGCATGTTGTACCTGTGCGTTATCGCAAAATGAGATTACCGATTGAAGATGCTACTGCTGCCTGTATCTCAGGTAAATGGGGTACGTTTCTGCAACAGCAGGTGCAGGTTGCCGACAATTCTTATAGTGAGCTGTATATAGAGCCGGCTGAAGATATCAGTGTTACGCTGGCCGTCAGTCAGCCGGTTATCATTGTTCATACAGTCGTAGCAGGTAATGCACGTATGATTTTTCCGGATAGTCATATACAGTTGCAGTCAGGCAAGATAGGTTTACAGTATCTTTCTCCGGAAGTGGAATATACTATTCAGTTACAGGCAGGACATCCGCTGCGAAGCGTTTATTTCCAGGCACCGGTTACGTTGCTGCAGGAACTGGCGGATACTTATCCTCAGCTGAAAGATATGTTGAAGACAATGCGGTCGGGTAGTGGCTATTCTGCGCACCTGCCGTATATCCGCCTGAGTGCGGCCGTGCGGACCGAGATGGAGAAAATGAAGAATTGTCCGCTGGCAGGACAGGCCCGTACGCAGTATTATGGAAACCGTATCAGTGATGTGGTCATTGCCTATCTGGATAACATGCATCGTATCAATTTACAGGATAGCAGGATGATCCTGTTGCATGAAAAAGAGATCGATGAATTTATAGAAAGAGTGGATCGCTGTCCGGAAGAGCATGTTAATGTGGAAGAACGGGCACATGCACTTGGACTGACAGAACGGGCACTGGAAAATGCGTTCAAGCTGAAACTAGGTAGTACGGTGAAGATCTACGTATTGCAGCAAAGAGTAGAAAAGGCGAAGCAGTTACTGGTCGCTACAATGCATACTATTACAGATATTGCGTTGGAGGTAGGTTATACTGATCCGTCATACTTCATCCGTATTTTCAAGCAAACCGCAGGTGTTACTCCAGGCCGGTACAGAAGCGATCACAGTGCGGCTATTTAGCGTGGTATAGGATAAAAGAAACCGCAATTAGCGCCGAATTGGTTGCCTTTGTCCTATCACATTCCCTGCTGGTTTGCGATATTTGTAAGGTGACAACCCGATTAACCCATTTTTTAGAGTCGTACCACGAGGTAGTTAATGCCGCTGCAATAGAGAATAAACCTTATTTATAATCAGTTTAATACAGGTCTTACTGATCATAGCTTTAAAAGATATTTCGCCTTTCATCATATACGGACGGGTATTCTTTCTAAGAATACAGTTTTCCTCAACTGCTTACAATGTAAGTATGTCTGTATAGCGGTAAATCAGCCGGATGGCCACTCCTTTGCACTAGCGAAGGACTGGTGTCCGCTGACAGCGTGGGATAGACAGGCACCTTTTTTAATGGTATATTGAGGATATCTAGCTGTTCTGCTTGTCCAGGCGGAACATTCTCTGAAAATATCAGAACATATTTCGCTATAGTATGGAGATGGTCATTTCCTTCGTGGGAAGATCGTCATAAGCGATGCTTGTTCGTAAACTTTTTTTTAGTGTTAGTTCTTTGTCTACCACCCCCTTCATCCGTTTAGTTAATCCATTTAAAGGTAGGCAGAACTATTGTTGTACAGTCTCCGTATGACCAGACTTTCCCTCGTTAACTGGTAGGGTCAGAAAGAACTGTTGATTATTATTCCGGGAAATGGCCTCAGGGCTTTTCCCGGAATTTCTTTTTATGTGCCTGTCTTTTATTACTTTTCGTTCATTTTCATTAAATTAGCAGTGATCAACACCTGGCAACGTTACACCGCAGAAAACCTCAAAATATGTACAGATTGCTTTCCCTGATCAAGACAGGGACGGATGTTTTGCAGGAGAACAGGAAGCGCACCACTGTCGTTATAGTAAATGTAATGGCTATTATCCCTGCTATACTGGCATTCATCATGGGACCTGTGCTGTTGACCATTACCGGCAGCTGGCAAACGTTAATTTATCCCTGGATAGAAGCAGCCGTATTAACGATCGCTGTCATACTCAATAAGAAACATCAGTTTAACAGGGCTGCATTACTCACATTTCTTGTGCATTCATTTGGTCTCTTCTTTTTCGGTCTGTTACTCGGGAAGGCCGCCTGCATTGAAGGGATTGTCATTTTTATGATAGGGTTCAGTTTCCTGTTATTCGAACGCAGAAAAGAGCAGATACTCAGTATTTCATTTTTGCTGGTGATTGCCCTGCTACTGGAACTGAACGCATTCTTCCATGTGGTACAACATCTGCCTTACCCGGAAAGTGCGGGAAATCTGATGTATGGTATTATCTTTTTCCTTGTTACATTCCTGAATATTATGGTGCTCCGGTTCTACAGTCAGGACTTTTCTGACTGGATCAGGCGCCTGGAGATAAAGAGCATGTCCAAGAGTACTTTTATTGCCAAGACCAGTCATGACCTGCGGGGATCTATTAATGTGATAGAGAGCATACTGGAAGACTGGTTTGATCCAAGCCATTCCCAGCCGGGCGCACCTATTACGGTTGATTATGACCAGGTATCCAATATGTATTTTGCCACGCAGGACGTAAAACTGGTGATGAATGATGTGTTGAGCCTGAGTAAGATAGAATCAGGTTCGTATGATGATATCACCCGGTCATCTGTCAGGATCAGGGAATGGTTTTCAAAACGGGCGGCCGGGTACCAGGTACTGGGTAACAGAAAGGCCGTTAAGATCGCCTGTCGTATTGATGATGATGTGCCCGAATACATCATTACAGACGCTGCCAAGATGCATCGTATAGTGATCAACCTGTTGACGAATGCCATCAAATTCACCAGGAACGATACGGTAGTGCGTTTGCATGTCTACCTGCAGGCAGACACGACCATTTGCCTGGATATTGCAGATGAAGGGTTTGGAATAGAGGAAAAGAACCTGGAAAAGATTTTCAGTCCTTACGTATCCCAGCAGCATCAGCAAACGGAATCAACAGGACTGGGACTGACTATTTCCCGTCATTTTGCCCGTCGTATGGGTGGTAATATCACGGTGAGGAGCGTTCCAGGTAACGGGAGTGTGTTCACCCTGAGCTTACCCCTTGAACCGGGTACGATACCGCAGGCGAAAGTACTGCCGCCACCTTCTCAACATCCTTTGAATGCCAATAGCCTTGATCACCTGCTCCCATTTGATGTACTGGTGATGGATGATGACATGATGTGCCGCACCATTGCACAGCGGTTACTGAGTAAAATGGTCAGAAACGTGATGCTGGCCGATAGCTTTGAAAAAGGATTATGGCTGGCCAATGAACAACCGCCTAACCTGATACTGCTGGACCTCAATATGCCGGGCTTCAGTGGAAAAGAAATGTTATATAAGATAAAAAACCATCCACAGCTGGCAGATGTGCCGGTGATTATCTGCTCTGCTGACGCCTACGAGGAAACGATTGCCGATATGAAAAATTTCGGTGCAGATGGTTATCTGGTGAAACCTATTACTACTTCAAGTCAGTTGTATAATGAGATAGTCAAATTCAGCCGGACGGTAGCAAGCTGATTTGTAGTTGTTTATAGCCTGTTAAGACGCCCTTTCTTTTATAAATGCAGCATAGATTTTTTTTAAATTCAAAGTGATAAGAATCATTTCTCCTAACATTTCTAAATCACTTTGTCATGCTGTATTCAACATTCAGTATTCCCGCATTGTATTGTCCGTTCAATTCCCAGATCAGTCCATATGCGAGTGCAGTTGAGGCACATACTACGCAATGGGTGGAACGCTTTCACCTTCATGAAGCGATCCGGGGTTACAGAGAGTCTAAGTTCGCCTACATGACTTCCCGGTTTTACCCGACGGCGGAGTACGGGCGGCTTTGTCTGGCTAATGATCTGCTTGTACTGCTATTTCTGATGGACGACATTTTCGACAACAAGGATGAAGAAGCACAACATCCTGACAATCTGAAAAAGCTGCTGTATGCCAGTCTGGGCATCCTCAAAGAGGGGCATGTCTATACACTGGAAGATCTGTATAGCAGGTACATGCCCGGCCAGGATATAGTACACAGAGGCATCACGCAGGCGATGGTCGCCAAGGAACATATCAACATACTCGCTGCACTGACGGACGTATGGCAAAGGGTACAGGCCTGTACTTCAGTCACCTACCAGCAAACCTTTGTACAGGATATGCTAAAATTATTCAATGCGGTAAACTGGCAGAACCAGAATGTGAATGCGGACCGTATGCCATCAGTTGCCGACTACATTGAGTCCCGTCCGCTCATAGGAGGGGCACACATTGCCGCTACGCTGATAGAACTGGCGGAGCAGGTACATCTGCCGGAGCATATTATCAACCATAAAAAGCTGCTGACACTTACCATGCTTTGCGGGCACCTGGGATGCTGGGCCAATGACCTTTACTCGCTTGGAAAGGAGCTGGAGCAGGGAGATACCCATAACCTGGTGCTGGTGATCCAGGAGGAAAAACAGTTGGCGATGGAGGATGCTATCAATGAAACGGTACGTTTACATAACCAGGAGATGATACAGTTTGAGCGCATATTTCATTCGCTGCCCTCATTTGATGATAAGACCGACGAAGAGGTATATAAGTATGCCTTTTGCCTGGCGATGATCGTAAGAGGGAATATAGACTGGAGTTTGCAGGATACCTCCCGTTACCAGCAACATGCATTTGCATGAGCCGGTGCCGTTGGGGGCAGTTATTCAAATGACAGGCGCCCTGTTATTTGCGGATCACGGGGCGTCGCTGTTAGCAGTTCATCTGTTTGTATACACGGGTTGGAAAGTATTTTATTATCTTATAGCCGGTAAAAAAAAATGGTCATGAAGCATGCATTGTTTTGTCTGGCGTTATGCAGTCTGTTAATGCAGGCAGTTGCGCAGCGCATTCACGTTATACCGGAACCTGCGACGGTGCAGGAACAACCGGGGGAGTTTATTCTTGACAATAGTGTGGTGGTGGTAGCCCCTTCGGCGGATGAACAGCTTACAGGCACTATTTCCTGGTTTAAAGACCGTATAGCGACAGCCACGGGGTTCAGACTGTCATCAGCAAAAACGGGCGGCAAAACGCTCCGTATTGAGCTGAAAGACGGCGAAAAACAGGAAGGGTATCAGCTGGTGGTGAGTCCAAAGGAGATCCTGCTGACGGCTGCTAGCCCGGCAGGCGCGTTTTATGGTCTGCAAACCTTACTACAGTTACTGCCTCCGGATATAGAAAGCAGTAAGACCATCACCCGTACCTGGGCCGTTCCCTGCGTCAGTATTACAGATTATCCGCGGTTTGGCTGGAGAGGCCTGATGCTGGATGTAAGTCGTCATTTCTATACAAAGGAGGAAGTAAAGCGTTACATCGATGAAATGGCCAAGTATAAATACAATATTTTCCATTGGCATCTCAGTGACGATAATGGCTGGCGTATTGAAATAAAGAGTTTACCAGAACTCACCAAAACAGGGGCCTGGCGTGTAGCACGAACAGGCAGATGGGGGACTTTCACGTCACCGCAACCAGGAGAACCTGCCGGGGATGGTGGATACTATACGCAGGAAGAGATCAGAGAAGTGATAGCCTACGCTCAGTCCCGCTATATCACCATTCTGCCTGAGATAGATGTACCCGCGCATAGTCTGGCGATGATCGCGGCCTATCCTGATCTGTCATGCACACAATTGCAGTATGCTGTCAATCCGGGTAGTCCTTTTTACAAAAAAGATGATAATGCACTCTGTATCGGGAATGAGGCAGTATACGAGGTGCTGGATAAAGTATTTACGGAAATAGCGGCACTGTTCCCGTTCAACTACATTCATGTGGGAGGAGATGAAGCCTACAAAGGCTTCTGGGATAAATGCCCGAGATGCAGGAAAAGAATGGCGCAGGAGCAGCTGAAAAATGTGGATGAACTCCAGAGCTATTTCGTAAAACGTATGGAAAAACTACTGCAGCGTAAGGGTAAAAAGCTGATCGGCTGGGATGAGATACTGGAAGGAGGGTTGGCTCCGGAAGCCACGGTGATGAGCTGGAGGGGCATGAAGGGCGGAATTGAAGCGGCAAAAATGAATCATCATGTGGTGATGAGTCCCTGGGAATATTGTTATCTCGACCTCTATCAGGGAGATCCTGCTGCTGAACCGCCTACATATGGTATGTGCAGATTAAGTGACGCATATCAGTATGATCCGGTACCGGATGGTGTAGAGGAAAAGTATATTCTTGGAGGACAGGGAAATCTCTGGACAGAATCTATCGCTAACTACCGGCATATTCAGTATATGACATGGCCCCGGGCATTAGCATTGTCAGAAGTCTACTGGAGTCCGAAGTCCAAACGTAACTGGGATAGTTTTGTTGCGAAGATGGAAGCACACTTTGTGAGACTGGATACGGCACATGTGAAATACTCCCGGAGTGCATGGAATGCAGTTGTAAAACCAGTGAAAGACAATAGTGGACAGTTAGCGGTACAGCTATCTACAGAGATCAGCGGACTGGATATCTACTACACATTTGATAATTCGGATCCGGATAATATGTATCCGCGATATACAGGACAACCGCTGGTATTTCCAACGGGTGCTGCTAACATAAGTATTGTTACTTATAAAAACGGGAAACCGGCAGGAGAACAGTTTACGGTGAGTAAAGAAGACCTGTTGAAACGAATGAAAGATAACTGATTAATAGCCAGTAATGTAATACAGTAAAGGGCTGTCTGGTATATCAGGCAGCCCTTTACTGTATTACATATATAACAAATTTATTCTTTTTTCAGAAAACTATTCATTACTTTGATAGTGTAACTAACTATCCGGAAAACCTGATGACTATACCATTTCAGAGATCACTTCCCTCAGTGGCTCTCACTCTTTTTTATTGTCTGGTCTGTTCGATTTTTATTCATGCACAGAATAACGGTGCTACAGAAAACTCAGAGCGTTCTCTATACCTGGGTACACTGTGGAAGAACGGAGACGGTGTTTTTAATCAGACACCGGATGCAGACAGTATTCCTGTAGTGATGGCTATTACGACTACTGCCACAGATGGCATTTATGGCATTGGTAGTACGATCGTATTTGACGTAACTTTTGATCAGATCGTTTACGTGAACGGCAGTACACCCACACTGCAGTTGAAAATGAATGGGCAGCCTGCAGCTGCGTTATATACTTCCGGTGACAGCACACAGATACTTACATTTACCTACACTGTCAGTAAAGGCGATACTGCTACTATACTGGATTATGCATCCATAGATGCACTACAGTCCAATGGTGCCGGTATACGTGGTACCCGTGGGCCACGGGCCCTGCTGACATTACCCGCACCTGGTGGTCCGGGGTCTCTTAGCGCACAGCGTGTAATCGTCATTGATGGAAATGCGCCAGCGGCGCCGGTGATCACAATACCGTCCCGTAATGCTGTATTTACAAAGGCAGATATGGTAGTAGGTGGTACTGCGGAACCGCACTCGCTGGTGAAAGTATATATTGACGGTAATGAGCTGACGGAAGCCACTGCCGATGAAACAGGCAGCTGGTCCTCTGTTTTTACGGCAGGGTCCATTGCAGATGGCAATCATAATCTTACTGCCACTGCTACCGATGTGGCGAAAAATGTCAGCCCGCTGAGCATTGCTATACCGGTGGTAACCGATGTGACGGTGCCGGGCGCGATGTCGGTAGCTATTCTGTCTAATAACCGCAACAGCAATACTGCTGCTATCGGCGATGTGATCACAGTATATTTTTCCGTGGACGATGCTATTTATCCGCCGGAAATTACTATTGCCGGCACGGCCGCTCCTGTAACAGCGATCGGTGTGAAGGAATATGTGGCACGATACACTGTTACTGCTGCCGACGCAGATGGTCTTGTTCCGTTTATGATCACATTCAGGGACCTCCATGGTAATACCGGTGATACGATCACAGCCAGTACCGATAACAGTAATGTATACATTGATAAGAAGGCGCCTTTAGTGACACTCAATACGCTGGAGATGTCACCATTTAGAAAGCCATTCCTGGTATATATCAGTTTTAGTGAGCCGATCGCGGATTTTGATCTGAGTTATCTGCGCGTTTCAAATGCAGTTATTACTGATTTGAATAGTATCAGTAACAACGTTATGACAGTGCTGGTGAGTCCGATGTATGATGGTCCTGTTACCCTGGAACTTGCTGCTGGTGCCGCACATGATGCAGCAGGTAATCCCAGTCTCGCATCCACCCAGCTAGCCGTACAGGCTCTTTTCGGTGGCTATTTTGAGAAGGTATATCCTAATCCGGCGACTGGTATCATGCGGCTTCAGTTCACAGGGACAGTGAATGATAAGGCTAAGATCACCATGGCGAGTTACCGGGGAGTGGTGGTGTATGAGAAAGAGCTGATGATGGATAGTAAGACACTGACGATGGATGTGAGTAACATTCCTTCTGGTGCATATATTTTGACGATCCGCTCCAGGAATTATAGTTTTTATACGAATGTAATGGTGGTGCATTAGAAGATACCCTTTTTTAAGCGTCAAACGTACTGTTGTTGTAACGTTTCCTATATTAATATTGTCGTTATTATTTATATGCTGGTATAGTTCATTTGATACGTAGTCAGCCATGGTATTGGATTTTGGCTGGCGCACGTCTGCGGGGAACGCACCCCGTTTCCTCCTCAGATCCTGGCCCAGGGTTTCCGGCAACGATTGCGTAAATAAAAACAAACATCATTAAATAATTCTGTAGCTTGTCGGAAATTAGTGTCATAAAGACACTGTAGACAAATAGTTATCAACGATTCCATGATTGTGAAGGGGGGCTGTAGCTCAAAGACTGGTCCAGTACATATTGTCAAGATGCTTCGGTGAAGGTTATGTAGATAAGCTAAAAATTCCTTAGGTATGAAAATTTATGTATTCCACCATCTGATCGCACAGCATACTTTTTGCCAGCGGTTAATTCAGTACCGTTTCCCTAATTAAAAAGGGTACCACTATTAGTTATTAAGTAATTCCACTATTAAAAGCAGCACTTCGTTATGCCAACCGCCTAATGCATGCTGTGTTTCAGCAAAAACATCAGCTGATGAAAGACTTTTCATTCCACAAAAAACTGCTACTGCCCGGAGCGTTGTTATTGCAAATGGCAGCTTCCGCACAGCAACTGGCTGTTAACAATACGACAGCGACACCGCCAGCCGTTGCACAGGCGAAAGAAATTATCCTCAAAGGGAAAGTGTTAGGGACAGAAGAACGTACTGGCCTTCCAGGCGTTGTTGTACGCGTAAAAGTCGGCAATAAAGGTACTACGACCGGTGTTGACGGCTCCTATACCCTGAAAGTACACGAAAATTCTACCATCGTCGTATCCCTTATCGGGTATGCAACACAGGAGATCCCTGTGAATAAGCAACAAAGTATTAATGTTTATCTGACCAAAGATGTGAGAGCATTGGGGGAAACCGTGATCATCGGATATGGGTCCCAGAAACGTGCAAATGTATTAGGTGCCGTGGCAGCAGTAAATGCCAGTGAAATTGAGGACCTGCCGGTAGCAAATCTAGCTACTGCCCTGCAGAATAAAGTACCCGGTGTATCCGTGGCGCAATCCTCCGGTCGCCCGGGTTCCTCTACCAGTCTCACGATCCGTAATCCGGTGACCTGGGCCGCTACTGGTTCTTCTACCGACCCGCTGTATGTAATTGACGGTTTTCAGCTCACCAAACAGGACTTTGATAACCTGGATGCAACGCAGATTGAAAGTATCACTTTCCTGAAGGATGCAGCTGCCTCTATCTATGGTGCACGTGGTGCGAATGGTGTCGTACTGGTAAAGACCAAAACAGGTCGCCCGGGAAAGCCGCGTATCAGTTACGCCGGTTCACACGGCATATCTTCCGCAACCTACATTCCGGAAATGCTGAGTGCCTATGATCACGCTGTGCTGCTGAATAATAAGTATACCGCCCTGGCAGATGTCAATACAAAAAAGTTCTATACAGCGGATGAACTGGCGTACCTGAAAACGCATAATAACAACTGGATAGATGACGTGTGGAAAAGCTCTCATCTGAGCCGTCATACGATTAATGTCAGCGGTGGTACAGACAGGATCACCTTCTTCGCAGGTGGTAACTATTATTCTGAAGATGGGAACGTAGGCGATCTGAATATTACGAAATATGGTCTGCGTATGGGCTTAAATACCAGGATCACGGATAACCTGACCGCTACCATCTCCTTCGCTACTGACAACTCAAAGATTAACAGACCGACTCCTAAAACCGTACAGTCAGGGCTGACTGAACAGTCCGACCAGATGAGCGCAACTGTGAGCGCCCTTTTACTGACACCGGGATGGGTGCCCATGTATATTGATGGTCGTCCGGTATTCTCTTCTGTGCCAGGATGGCATCCGGGAGAACTGGTGAAGAGTGGTAGCTACAGCCGTAGCCGCACACAGGGCCAGACGATCAATGCCTCCCTTGAATATAAAATGCCTGCTGTAGAAGGATTGTCCTTCCGGGTGCAATATGCCCGTAGTGCCAGGACTAACTTCGGTAAGGAATTTTATGTGCCATACTCCCTCTACAACTTCGTAAGGGAGGGTGCACATGAAAGTACACAGAATGTCATCTTTACTAATCAGCTGACTGCTACCAATCCGTCTACGCTTGTTAAAAACGGTAACCTGATGACGGAATCATATGGCGGTTCTTCCAACTATCAGCTGAATGAAGTGATCAC
The DNA window shown above is from Chitinophaga agri and carries:
- a CDS encoding helix-turn-helix transcriptional regulator, giving the protein MPIEFRLPGHLTRDAVLTHVVPVRYRKMRLPIEDATAACISGKWGTFLQQQVQVADNSYSELYIEPAEDISVTLAVSQPVIIVHTVVAGNARMIFPDSHIQLQSGKIGLQYLSPEVEYTIQLQAGHPLRSVYFQAPVTLLQELADTYPQLKDMLKTMRSGSGYSAHLPYIRLSAAVRTEMEKMKNCPLAGQARTQYYGNRISDVVIAYLDNMHRINLQDSRMILLHEKEIDEFIERVDRCPEEHVNVEERAHALGLTERALENAFKLKLGSTVKIYVLQQRVEKAKQLLVATMHTITDIALEVGYTDPSYFIRIFKQTAGVTPGRYRSDHSAAI
- a CDS encoding ATP-binding response regulator, with the protein product MYRLLSLIKTGTDVLQENRKRTTVVIVNVMAIIPAILAFIMGPVLLTITGSWQTLIYPWIEAAVLTIAVILNKKHQFNRAALLTFLVHSFGLFFFGLLLGKAACIEGIVIFMIGFSFLLFERRKEQILSISFLLVIALLLELNAFFHVVQHLPYPESAGNLMYGIIFFLVTFLNIMVLRFYSQDFSDWIRRLEIKSMSKSTFIAKTSHDLRGSINVIESILEDWFDPSHSQPGAPITVDYDQVSNMYFATQDVKLVMNDVLSLSKIESGSYDDITRSSVRIREWFSKRAAGYQVLGNRKAVKIACRIDDDVPEYIITDAAKMHRIVINLLTNAIKFTRNDTVVRLHVYLQADTTICLDIADEGFGIEEKNLEKIFSPYVSQQHQQTESTGLGLTISRHFARRMGGNITVRSVPGNGSVFTLSLPLEPGTIPQAKVLPPPSQHPLNANSLDHLLPFDVLVMDDDMMCRTIAQRLLSKMVRNVMLADSFEKGLWLANEQPPNLILLDLNMPGFSGKEMLYKIKNHPQLADVPVIICSADAYEETIADMKNFGADGYLVKPITTSSQLYNEIVKFSRTVAS
- a CDS encoding terpene synthase family protein; this encodes MLYSTFSIPALYCPFNSQISPYASAVEAHTTQWVERFHLHEAIRGYRESKFAYMTSRFYPTAEYGRLCLANDLLVLLFLMDDIFDNKDEEAQHPDNLKKLLYASLGILKEGHVYTLEDLYSRYMPGQDIVHRGITQAMVAKEHINILAALTDVWQRVQACTSVTYQQTFVQDMLKLFNAVNWQNQNVNADRMPSVADYIESRPLIGGAHIAATLIELAEQVHLPEHIINHKKLLTLTMLCGHLGCWANDLYSLGKELEQGDTHNLVLVIQEEKQLAMEDAINETVRLHNQEMIQFERIFHSLPSFDDKTDEEVYKYAFCLAMIVRGNIDWSLQDTSRYQQHAFA
- a CDS encoding beta-N-acetylhexosaminidase, whose protein sequence is MKHALFCLALCSLLMQAVAQRIHVIPEPATVQEQPGEFILDNSVVVVAPSADEQLTGTISWFKDRIATATGFRLSSAKTGGKTLRIELKDGEKQEGYQLVVSPKEILLTAASPAGAFYGLQTLLQLLPPDIESSKTITRTWAVPCVSITDYPRFGWRGLMLDVSRHFYTKEEVKRYIDEMAKYKYNIFHWHLSDDNGWRIEIKSLPELTKTGAWRVARTGRWGTFTSPQPGEPAGDGGYYTQEEIREVIAYAQSRYITILPEIDVPAHSLAMIAAYPDLSCTQLQYAVNPGSPFYKKDDNALCIGNEAVYEVLDKVFTEIAALFPFNYIHVGGDEAYKGFWDKCPRCRKRMAQEQLKNVDELQSYFVKRMEKLLQRKGKKLIGWDEILEGGLAPEATVMSWRGMKGGIEAAKMNHHVVMSPWEYCYLDLYQGDPAAEPPTYGMCRLSDAYQYDPVPDGVEEKYILGGQGNLWTESIANYRHIQYMTWPRALALSEVYWSPKSKRNWDSFVAKMEAHFVRLDTAHVKYSRSAWNAVVKPVKDNSGQLAVQLSTEISGLDIYYTFDNSDPDNMYPRYTGQPLVFPTGAANISIVTYKNGKPAGEQFTVSKEDLLKRMKDN
- a CDS encoding T9SS type A sorting domain-containing protein; amino-acid sequence: MTIPFQRSLPSVALTLFYCLVCSIFIHAQNNGATENSERSLYLGTLWKNGDGVFNQTPDADSIPVVMAITTTATDGIYGIGSTIVFDVTFDQIVYVNGSTPTLQLKMNGQPAAALYTSGDSTQILTFTYTVSKGDTATILDYASIDALQSNGAGIRGTRGPRALLTLPAPGGPGSLSAQRVIVIDGNAPAAPVITIPSRNAVFTKADMVVGGTAEPHSLVKVYIDGNELTEATADETGSWSSVFTAGSIADGNHNLTATATDVAKNVSPLSIAIPVVTDVTVPGAMSVAILSNNRNSNTAAIGDVITVYFSVDDAIYPPEITIAGTAAPVTAIGVKEYVARYTVTAADADGLVPFMITFRDLHGNTGDTITASTDNSNVYIDKKAPLVTLNTLEMSPFRKPFLVYISFSEPIADFDLSYLRVSNAVITDLNSISNNVMTVLVSPMYDGPVTLELAAGAAHDAAGNPSLASTQLAVQALFGGYFEKVYPNPATGIMRLQFTGTVNDKAKITMASYRGVVVYEKELMMDSKTLTMDVSNIPSGAYILTIRSRNYSFYTNVMVVH